The genomic window TTGACAGCTGTGATGAGTAATAACGTTAAGGCGCTAGCGATGATGCAGATGGACTTTAGTTCTAGAGAGACTAGTGAAAACTTTCTGTTCGTTAAGTATGGTCCGGGCTTAGGTATGGCCATTGTCCAAGGTGGGAAGATCATTGAAGGCTCTGATCATAAGGCTGGAGAGATTGGTCACACCATTGTAGATATGGATGCTGATACGTCTTGCCGCTGTGGCAGAAAGGGTTGTCTCGAGTCCTTAATCTCGGAAAAAGGAATTGTTAAGGATATTGAAAAACTCGGAACAAAGTACAGCCATCTCATTATTAATAAAAATCTCTCTATGATTGATTATACAAGCGTTAATGAATTACTAGAAATAAAAGATGAACCAATTACTTCAATTTTTGAACAGCGCTATGATTATTTCGCTAAGTCATTAGCTAACACAATTATTCTACTAAACCCTGACTATGTGTGTGTTTACGGAGTGATATTCAGTCAGCCTAAGATTTTTAAGATGATTAACAGCAGGGTAAACGATTATCTAGGAGCAAATACGAAGGCTGTTATAAGGCTTTCCAATTTAGATCCAAACAGCAGTGCCATCGGACCAGCAGCCTTAGCGCTTAGAAAACTGTTCTATAATGTCGGTGGATACAGAGAGTATACGCAGAGGGACAAGCTCATTAATTAGGTGGTAAATGGCAAATTTGCCATAATAAATACATATCAAAAAGAGAAAGGAATGAAGGTTTCATGCAAAGATTTCTCAAGGTGGGGTTAGTATTACTAATGGCGTTGGTTGTAGTGGTTGCATCAGTGGGATGCCAGCAAAAGAGCGAAGGCACGTCTGGCGAAGCAAAGTCAGGCTCCGCATCAGGAAAGAAGGAAACAGTTAAGATCATAGTTCCTTACGGTGTTGGTGGGACAGCTGATGCTATCGCTAGAAAGTATGGAAAGGTTGCGGGCGATCTATATCCAGAGTATGAGTTCGTTGTAGAACAAAAAACTGGTGGGGACGGATTTGTTGGAGCAGCTTACTTCCAGAATGTGGATCCTGATAAAAAAGAATTATTTTTACTTGGTTATGGTAACGCTTACAGACATGAATTTGGTAAAAAATACGGCACTGAGGACGTTCCTTATGATTTAAGTGCATTCAAGCCATTAGCGTATGTAGATGATAGAACTTGGATTCTTTATGGTAATCCTGGGGATACTCTTGACGATGTAATTGAAAAAGCAAAAGCTGGCACTTTGAAAATGTCAGGTGGAAATCCACTTTCTGATCCTCATTTAGCGCTTGGTGCTTTGCTAGCAGTTGATGGTGGAAAAGTAACAGTTGTTGGCTATGATGGTGGTGCTGCACAAAAGCAAGGTCTTGTATCTGGTGAAGTTGACGTATTTATCGGAACAACACAAGCAGGTATGGAGGAAGTTGAAGCAGGTACTTTAATTCCACTGTTAGCTTTCTCTGAAAACGGTTACGAAGGGTTAGTAGATCCTAATGGTCCTGTGAGTGTTCCTGGTTTAGTGACTAACAAGCATACGGCACTTGATGCTAACAAAGATTATTCTAGTTCAATTGTACCTGCTGGTGGCTTCCTTGCTGGTCGTACTGGAATGGATCAAGCGTGGGCTGACAAAGTTATTGAAATCAGTAAAGCAGTTTGGAATGAACCAGAATACCATGAGTGGATTGCAGAAATTGGTCTAAACCGTTTTGAAATTTATGGAGATGATGCTCAAGCAGCATTAGAATCTGGAATTAAAAAGGCAGACGAAGCGTTTAAATTGCTTAGCGGTAAGTAGAAAAGCGTACTCTATTAAACAATCAAAAGGGAATTACAGTCGTTAATAGTGTAATTCCCTGTTTTCCAATCAATTCTTGGGGGAATTTCAAATGAAAATTCGCACTAATTTAACCAGTGGAATAGTCTTTGCTATATTCAGCATTATCTTTATTCTGCTAGTTCCTTCGCAAGTATCAATTCCAGCGTATGACAATGGTGGTCCGAGCCCTCGTATAATCCCTTATATTGTACTATGGGGCACATTAATCTGTTCGATTGGATTAATCATTCAAAGTCTTGTGTTTAAAAAAGAAAAAATTATTGAATTTAATTTTAAGGTCGAAAAAGCAGCACTCATCATACTCGGAATCATACTTTTGTTTGGCACTATTATGCTGACTTTCGGGTTTATCTTAGCTGTAGTTATCGTGTTACCTCTTATGCTGTATGCTCTTGGCGAAAGAAAACCTTTTATTTACGGATTTACCGTACTTGGAGGGGTAGGCGTATATTACCTGTTTATCGAGATTTTTAATATTACTCTCCCTATGTTTGGAGGTTAAGTCATGGAAACAATTATAAGTGGTTTAATTGAGGTTTTAACACTAAATAATTTTATCGTTATCTTCTTATCTTTAGTATTAGGAATGATTGTCGGATGTATTCCTGGTCTTACAGTCACA from Bacillus sp. HMF5848 includes these protein-coding regions:
- a CDS encoding ROK family transcriptional regulator; its protein translation is MNQRNVKIENRSNILKILRNQRDISRKDISDQLGLTKAAVSSIISDMIDENLIVETGNQETGLVGRNKILLELNKDYGFVLGLLIAETYITLLVTNVMGETVDMYVHELAQDESVNIDETIEMIVDKALYLLWTNGIERKSVLGIGIGYIGEMDSINIDYIKSQISNRLNLTAVMSNNVKALAMMQMDFSSRETSENFLFVKYGPGLGMAIVQGGKIIEGSDHKAGEIGHTIVDMDADTSCRCGRKGCLESLISEKGIVKDIEKLGTKYSHLIINKNLSMIDYTSVNELLEIKDEPITSIFEQRYDYFAKSLANTIILLNPDYVCVYGVIFSQPKIFKMINSRVNDYLGANTKAVIRLSNLDPNSSAIGPAALALRKLFYNVGGYREYTQRDKLIN
- a CDS encoding tripartite tricarboxylate transporter substrate-binding protein; this encodes MQRFLKVGLVLLMALVVVVASVGCQQKSEGTSGEAKSGSASGKKETVKIIVPYGVGGTADAIARKYGKVAGDLYPEYEFVVEQKTGGDGFVGAAYFQNVDPDKKELFLLGYGNAYRHEFGKKYGTEDVPYDLSAFKPLAYVDDRTWILYGNPGDTLDDVIEKAKAGTLKMSGGNPLSDPHLALGALLAVDGGKVTVVGYDGGAAQKQGLVSGEVDVFIGTTQAGMEEVEAGTLIPLLAFSENGYEGLVDPNGPVSVPGLVTNKHTALDANKDYSSSIVPAGGFLAGRTGMDQAWADKVIEISKAVWNEPEYHEWIAEIGLNRFEIYGDDAQAALESGIKKADEAFKLLSGK
- a CDS encoding tripartite tricarboxylate transporter TctB family protein, translating into MKIRTNLTSGIVFAIFSIIFILLVPSQVSIPAYDNGGPSPRIIPYIVLWGTLICSIGLIIQSLVFKKEKIIEFNFKVEKAALIILGIILLFGTIMLTFGFILAVVIVLPLMLYALGERKPFIYGFTVLGGVGVYYLFIEIFNITLPMFGG